The Meriones unguiculatus strain TT.TT164.6M chromosome 9, Bangor_MerUng_6.1, whole genome shotgun sequence genome window below encodes:
- the Kctd12 gene encoding BTB/POZ domain-containing protein KCTD12: MALADSTRGLPNGGGGGGGSGSSSSSAEPPLFPDIVELNVGGQVYVTRRCTVVSVPDSLLWRMFTQQQPQELARDSKGRFFLDRDGFLFRYILDYLRDLQLVLPDYFPERSRLQREAEYFELPELVRRLGAPQQPGPGPPPPPSRRGVPKEGSLGDELLPLGCAEPEAQEGASAGAPSPTLEPAGRSPSGGAAGPLLTPSQSLDGSRRSGYITVGYRGSYTIGRDAQADAKFRRVARITVCGKTSLAKEVFGDTLNESRDPDRPPERYTSRYYLKFNFLEQAFDKLSEAGFHMVACSSTGTCAFASSTDQSEDKIWTSYTEYVFCRE; this comes from the coding sequence ATGGCTCTGGCGGACAGCACCCGAGGATTACCCAACGGGGGTGGAGGCGGCGGTGGCAGCGGCTCGTCGTCGTCCTCGGCGGAGCCGCCGCTCTTCCCGGACATCGTGGAGCTGAACGTGGGAGGGCAGGTGTATGTGACCCGGCGCTGCACCGTGGTGTCGGTGCCGGACTCGCTGCTCTGGCGCATGTTCACGCAGCAGCAGCCGCAGGAGCTGGCCCGGGACAGCAAGGGCCGCTTCTTCCTGGACCGGGACGGCTTCCTCTTCCGCTACATCCTGGATTACCTGCGGGACTTGCAGCTCGTGCTGCCCGACTACTTCCCGGAGCGCAGCCGGCTGCAGCGCGAGGCCGAGTACTTCGAGCTGCCGGAGCTGGTGCGTCGCCTCGGGGCGCCCCAGCAGCCGGGCccggggccgccgccgccgccctcgCGCCGCGGGGTGCCCAAGGAGGGCTCGCTGGGCGACGAGCTGCTGCCGCTGGGCTGCGCGGAGCCCGAGGCGCAGGAGGGCGCGTCGGCCGGGGCGCCGTCGCCCACGCTGGAGCCCGCCGGCCGCAGCCCGTCCGGGGGCGCCGCGGGGCCGCTGCTCACGCCGTCCCAGTCCCTGGACGGCAGCCGGCGCTCGGGCTACATCACCGTCGGCTACCGCGGCTCCTACACCATCGGGCGCGACGCCCAGGCGGACGCCAAGTTCCGGCGGGTGGCGCGCATCACGGTGTGCGGCAAGACGTCGCTGGCCAAGGAGGTGTTCGGGGACACCCTGAACGAGAGCCGGGACCCCGACCGGCCCCCGGAGCGCTACACCTCGCGCTATTACCTCAAGTTCAACTTCCTGGAGCAGGCCTTCGATAAGCTGTCCGAGGCGGGCTTCCACATGGTGGCGTGCAGCTCCACGGGCACCTGCGCCTTCGCCAGCAGCACCGACCAGAGCGAGGACAAGATCTGGACCAGCTACACCGAGTACGTCTTCTGCAGGGAGTGA